One stretch of Deltaproteobacteria bacterium DNA includes these proteins:
- a CDS encoding methyltransferase domain-containing protein, with product MTFDSTTLFPRDFQLQTMMGPNALRILDELLARAPLPKNARVLDLGCGMGLTSMALAKGYGCTVTAADLWVAAEDNARRFAEAGLSERITAVHCEAHALPFEAERFDAVVSIDSWHYFAAQSEYPSAHVLPLLKPGGLLLVGIPGLRHALDSVPADLRPYWVDGMNFCTLSWWRELWLQCTGLTVRAAFDMRCHKQAWDEWLESDNEHAKNDVVMMDMEAGRYFATHGLIGEKREW from the coding sequence ATGACTTTCGATTCCACCACCCTTTTCCCCCGCGACTTCCAACTCCAGACCATGATGGGTCCCAACGCCCTGCGCATTCTCGACGAATTGCTGGCCCGCGCTCCCCTGCCAAAAAACGCCCGCGTCCTGGACCTGGGCTGCGGCATGGGCCTGACCTCCATGGCCCTGGCCAAGGGATACGGCTGCACCGTGACCGCCGCCGATCTGTGGGTCGCGGCCGAGGACAACGCCCGGCGCTTTGCCGAAGCCGGCCTGTCCGAGCGGATCACGGCCGTGCACTGCGAGGCCCACGCCCTGCCCTTCGAGGCGGAGCGGTTCGACGCCGTGGTCAGCATTGATTCCTGGCACTACTTCGCGGCCCAATCCGAATATCCGAGCGCGCATGTCCTGCCCCTGCTCAAACCCGGCGGCCTGCTTCTGGTCGGCATACCGGGTCTGCGCCACGCCCTGGACTCGGTGCCGGCCGACCTGCGCCCGTACTGGGTGGACGGCATGAACTTCTGCACCCTGTCCTGGTGGCGGGAGCTATGGCTGCAGTGCACGGGCCTGACCGTGCGCGCGGCGTTTGACATGCGCTGCCACAAACAGGCCTGGGACGAATGGCTGGAGAGCGACAACGAACACGCCAAGAACGACGTGGTCATGATGGACATGGAAGCGGGACGCTATTTCGCCACCCACGGCCTGATCGGCGAAAAGCGGGAGTGGTGA